In Marivivens aquimaris, one genomic interval encodes:
- a CDS encoding RNA degradosome polyphosphate kinase, which yields MTLADFLNSPFPEAIESSVDLEGPSRYFNRELSWLAFNWRVLEEAENPKVPLLERLRFLSISATNLDEFYTVRVAGLRELAMVGNTTPSMDGLTPAEQLSLIDLDARSLMGRQQLSLNQIKDELAEEGIHILTRDETKKEDQKFLEDVFLNQVFPVLSPMAVDPAHPFPFIPNTGFALALELERTADKRRLRALLPVPNQIPRFIRLPGNDSERFLPLEELLLLQITQLFPGYKIQGDCALRVLRDSDLEVEEEAEDLVREFEVALKRRRRGEVVRLQLSAGAPKGLRDMIMEELMVSHNEVVEVDGLIGKADLKELVLDSRTDLLWPPYTPRIPERVKDHHDDMFAAIRQKDMLLHHPYETFDMVVRFLKQAAADPDVVAIKQTLYRTSKRSPIVEALCEAAEDGKSVTALVELKARFDEAANIRQSRRLERAGAHVVYGFTQYKTHCKISTVVRREGDQLVTYTHYGTGNYHPITAKIYTDLSFFTCDAQLGRDATKVFNYLSGYVQPVGLENLAISPIGLKQSLLDNIAREIEFAKAGKPAVIWAKMNSLIEEDVINALYEASQAGVKISLVVRGICGVRPGIKGLSENIRVKSIVGRFLEHSRIVCFGNGSGLPSKNCSVFISSADWMGRNLNRRVETLVEIKNPTVKAQIVSQIMAANMADTAQSWVMGPDGKFTRAEVPEGEFAFNCHRFFMENPSLSGRGSAGAKDVPQLTHTQD from the coding sequence ATGACCCTTGCCGATTTCCTGAATTCTCCTTTCCCCGAAGCCATCGAGTCCTCCGTCGATCTCGAAGGGCCTTCGCGTTATTTTAACCGCGAACTTTCGTGGCTGGCCTTCAACTGGCGCGTTCTGGAAGAAGCCGAGAACCCCAAAGTGCCGCTGCTGGAGCGCCTGCGGTTCCTGTCGATTTCGGCAACCAACCTCGATGAATTCTACACTGTCCGTGTGGCGGGTCTGCGCGAACTGGCGATGGTCGGCAACACCACCCCGTCGATGGACGGCCTGACGCCCGCAGAGCAGCTTTCGCTGATCGACCTCGATGCGCGAAGCCTGATGGGCCGTCAGCAGTTGAGCCTCAACCAGATCAAGGATGAACTGGCCGAGGAAGGCATTCACATTCTCACCCGCGACGAGACCAAGAAAGAGGACCAGAAATTCCTTGAGGACGTGTTCCTCAATCAGGTTTTTCCGGTTCTGTCGCCGATGGCCGTGGACCCTGCGCACCCCTTCCCGTTCATTCCGAACACCGGTTTTGCGCTGGCGCTGGAGCTTGAACGCACCGCCGACAAGCGCCGCTTGCGTGCGCTGCTCCCCGTGCCCAACCAGATCCCGCGCTTCATCCGCCTGCCCGGCAACGACTCCGAACGGTTCCTACCGCTGGAGGAGTTGCTGCTTCTCCAGATCACGCAGCTCTTCCCCGGCTACAAGATCCAAGGCGACTGCGCGCTGCGCGTCCTACGTGACAGCGACCTTGAAGTTGAAGAAGAAGCCGAAGACCTCGTGCGCGAGTTCGAGGTGGCGCTGAAGCGTCGCCGCCGCGGTGAGGTCGTGCGCCTCCAGCTTTCGGCGGGCGCGCCGAAGGGTCTGCGCGATATGATCATGGAAGAGCTCATGGTCAGCCACAACGAGGTCGTCGAGGTCGACGGTCTGATCGGCAAAGCCGACCTGAAGGAGCTCGTGCTCGACAGCCGCACCGATCTGCTGTGGCCGCCCTACACGCCGCGCATCCCAGAGCGCGTGAAGGACCACCACGACGATATGTTCGCGGCGATCCGCCAGAAGGACATGCTGCTGCACCACCCCTACGAGACCTTCGATATGGTGGTACGCTTCCTCAAGCAGGCAGCGGCGGACCCCGATGTCGTGGCGATCAAACAGACGCTCTATCGTACCTCTAAACGCTCCCCAATCGTGGAGGCGCTTTGCGAGGCGGCAGAGGACGGCAAGTCGGTCACTGCGCTTGTGGAACTCAAAGCCCGTTTCGACGAGGCCGCCAACATCCGCCAGTCGCGCCGTCTGGAACGCGCCGGCGCGCATGTGGTTTACGGGTTCACCCAGTACAAAACCCACTGCAAGATCAGCACCGTGGTGCGCCGCGAGGGTGACCAGCTCGTCACCTACACGCACTACGGCACGGGCAACTATCATCCGATCACCGCGAAGATTTACACCGACCTTTCGTTCTTTACCTGCGATGCCCAACTGGGCCGCGACGCGACCAAGGTGTTCAACTACCTGTCGGGCTACGTGCAGCCTGTGGGCCTTGAAAACCTCGCGATTTCACCGATCGGGCTGAAGCAGAGCCTGCTCGACAACATCGCGCGAGAGATCGAATTCGCGAAGGCGGGCAAGCCTGCGGTGATCTGGGCGAAGATGAACAGCCTCATCGAAGAGGACGTCATCAACGCACTCTATGAAGCCTCGCAAGCGGGCGTGAAAATCAGCCTCGTCGTGCGCGGCATTTGCGGTGTGCGTCCAGGGATCAAAGGTCTGTCGGAGAACATCCGCGTCAAATCCATCGTGGGCCGGTTCCTTGAACACAGCCGCATCGTCTGCTTCGGCAACGGCAGCGGCCTGCCGTCGAAAAACTGCTCTGTCTTCATCTCGTCCGCCGACTGGATGGGCCGGAACCTCAACCGCCGTGTGGAAACGCTGGTGGAGATCAAGAACCCGACCGTCAAAGCGCAGATCGTCAGCCAGATCATGGCCGCCAACATGGCCGACACCGCGCAAAGTTGGGTGATGGGGCCGGACGGGAAATTCACCCGCGCCGAAGTGCCCGAAGGCGAGTTCGCGTTCAACTGCCACAGGTTCTTCATGGAGAACCCGTCGCTGTCCGGTCGCGGCTCTGCTGGCGCGAAGGACGTGCCGCAATTAACCCACACTCAGGACTAA
- a CDS encoding P-loop NTPase family protein: MKQQLAFDLPANVSLGPDDFFVSVANAKAYVMIMAPESWIESKLAIIGPPGSGKSHLARVFQHQRDALVFSADALDSDMPLPNFPVVIEDAERITPDGEEALFHIHNHMKQRRLPLLLTSSLAPGRWPIALPDLASRMQATSTVQIDDPDDRLLAAVLMKQFADRQLMPKPHVITYIASHIERSFAAASDIVNRMDSEALYNGARLNIPLARRLLDIKDDSE; encoded by the coding sequence ATGAAGCAGCAACTCGCCTTTGATCTACCCGCCAACGTTTCGCTGGGGCCGGATGACTTTTTCGTCTCCGTGGCTAATGCGAAGGCGTACGTGATGATCATGGCCCCCGAAAGCTGGATCGAGAGCAAACTTGCGATCATCGGGCCTCCGGGGAGCGGGAAAAGCCATCTCGCCCGCGTGTTCCAGCACCAGCGCGATGCACTCGTGTTCTCGGCCGATGCGCTGGACAGCGACATGCCGCTGCCGAATTTCCCTGTGGTGATCGAAGACGCCGAGCGTATTACGCCCGATGGCGAAGAGGCGCTGTTCCACATCCACAACCACATGAAGCAGCGCCGTCTGCCGCTTCTGCTGACATCATCGCTGGCCCCCGGTCGCTGGCCGATCGCCCTGCCCGATCTGGCGAGCCGTATGCAGGCAACCTCGACCGTGCAAATCGACGATCCGGATGATCGCCTGCTCGCCGCGGTCCTGATGAAGCAGTTCGCCGACCGCCAGCTCATGCCCAAACCCCACGTGATCACCTATATCGCGTCACATATCGAACGGTCGTTTGCAGCGGCCTCGGACATCGTCAACCGGATGGATTCGGAGGCGCTCTATAACGGGGCGCGACTGAACATCCCGCTGGCCCGCCGCTTGCTGGACATCAAGGACGATAGCGAGTGA
- the nhaA gene encoding Na+/H+ antiporter NhaA, whose product MSLASALDRFFRHDAAGGIVLMVSAVLALIVANSALTDTYHGILNTYFAVTFGGDGIEKALILWINDGLMAIFFFLIGLELKREMLEGKLKNPRDVILPGAAAIGGMAMPSLIYAIINWSNPETIHGWAIPAATDIAFAVGVMALLGNRIPAALKVFLLTLAILDDLGAILIIAMFYTADLKVDYLFLALLPLAGLWYRNWKGYHRVAPSILLGIILWIFVLKSGVHATLAGVITAFFIPLKDKYGKSPLHAIEDSLSDYVFFLIVPIFAFANAGVVLTGITWDQVFSPVVIGIVLGLYFGKKIGVFGMTWILVKTGIAKLPYGVTWRHIYGVSCLAGIGFTMSLFIGGLSFGDGSIYMNEVRIGVLAGSILSAITGFIVLRSIPVAKAEKADRADPHADADAKESPVVQGGSH is encoded by the coding sequence ATGTCACTTGCATCTGCACTCGACCGCTTTTTCCGCCACGACGCGGCAGGCGGTATCGTCCTAATGGTTTCGGCCGTGCTTGCGCTGATCGTCGCCAACTCTGCGCTGACGGACACCTACCACGGAATCCTCAACACATATTTCGCCGTAACATTCGGCGGAGACGGCATTGAAAAAGCGTTGATATTATGGATCAACGACGGCTTGATGGCCATTTTCTTCTTCCTCATCGGCCTCGAACTCAAACGCGAGATGCTGGAAGGGAAGCTGAAGAACCCGCGTGATGTCATCCTTCCGGGTGCTGCGGCTATCGGCGGTATGGCGATGCCTTCGCTGATTTACGCGATCATCAACTGGTCCAACCCCGAGACGATCCACGGCTGGGCGATCCCCGCCGCGACCGACATCGCGTTTGCGGTCGGCGTCATGGCGCTCCTCGGCAACCGCATTCCTGCGGCGTTGAAGGTGTTCCTGCTGACGCTGGCGATCCTCGACGACCTCGGTGCGATCCTGATCATTGCGATGTTCTACACCGCCGACCTGAAGGTCGATTACCTGTTCCTCGCGCTGCTGCCGCTGGCTGGCCTGTGGTACCGCAACTGGAAGGGCTACCACCGCGTTGCGCCGTCCATTCTGCTCGGTATCATCCTGTGGATTTTCGTGCTGAAGTCGGGTGTCCACGCCACACTGGCCGGTGTCATCACTGCGTTCTTCATCCCGCTGAAGGATAAATACGGCAAGTCGCCGCTCCACGCGATCGAGGACTCGCTGTCCGATTACGTGTTCTTCCTGATCGTGCCGATCTTCGCCTTCGCCAACGCAGGCGTCGTGCTGACCGGCATCACGTGGGATCAGGTGTTCTCGCCGGTCGTCATCGGCATCGTGCTGGGTCTCTACTTCGGCAAGAAGATCGGTGTCTTCGGCATGACATGGATCTTGGTGAAAACGGGCATCGCAAAGCTGCCCTACGGTGTCACCTGGCGCCATATTTACGGGGTCAGTTGCCTTGCGGGTATCGGTTTCACAATGTCGCTGTTCATCGGTGGCCTGAGCTTCGGTGACGGCAGCATCTACATGAACGAAGTCCGCATCGGTGTGCTCGCGGGTTCGATCCTGTCGGCGATCACCGGATTTATTGTGCTGCGCAGCATTCCGGTGGCCAAGGCTGAAAAGGCCGACCGCGCTGATCCACATGCCGACGCTGACGCCAAAGAGAGCCCTGTTGTGCAAGGCGGCAGCCACTAA
- a CDS encoding molecular chaperone DjiA produces MSIWSRIADAISALRHGEGLAAVFDKLRNPPEKSVGFAIAVIALGAKMAKADGLVTRDEVTAFREVFAINQADEANAAKVFNLARQDVAGYEDYARRIARMFQDDAQPLRDLMEGLFHIALADGEYHDAEDQFLRSVAEIFGFDERCFRVIRARFVDDAERDPYDVLGVTPQTPIADIRKAWRNAVRDNHPDRMLARGVPQEAIKLAERRLIDVNRAWEEINGKAAA; encoded by the coding sequence ATGTCGATCTGGTCCCGCATTGCTGACGCCATCTCCGCACTTCGCCACGGCGAAGGGCTGGCTGCGGTGTTCGACAAGCTGCGCAACCCGCCGGAAAAGTCCGTCGGCTTTGCGATTGCTGTCATCGCGCTGGGCGCCAAAATGGCGAAGGCGGACGGTCTTGTAACCCGCGACGAGGTCACCGCCTTCCGCGAGGTGTTCGCGATCAATCAGGCGGACGAGGCGAATGCGGCGAAAGTCTTCAACCTCGCCCGTCAGGACGTTGCAGGATACGAGGACTACGCCCGCCGCATCGCCCGCATGTTTCAGGACGACGCCCAGCCGCTCCGCGATCTGATGGAGGGGCTCTTCCACATCGCGCTGGCCGACGGCGAGTATCACGATGCCGAAGACCAGTTCCTGCGCAGTGTGGCCGAGATTTTCGGCTTTGACGAACGCTGCTTCCGCGTGATCCGCGCCCGTTTTGTGGATGATGCCGAACGCGATCCTTATGACGTGCTGGGCGTGACCCCGCAGACCCCGATTGCCGACATCCGCAAGGCGTGGCGCAACGCGGTCCGCGACAACCATCCCGACCGGATGCTCGCCCGCGGTGTTCCGCAGGAAGCGATCAAACTGGCCGAACGCCGCCTCATCGACGTCAACCGCGCGTGGGAAGAGATCAACGGCAAAGCCGCCGCATGA
- a CDS encoding AI-2E family transporter: MTVKEQMKYWGIAALVLVLALYFLGNVILPFVLGGAIAYVLDPLADRLERLGLSRAMSVAVITIVATVIFVLLVLLIIPVLVQQTGSLFTFIGASVEKTPEAIARLDDWLARNVPILAENNINVADQLRRAADVVQAKGGDLLNTILTSAMSLINVLVLLVVVPVVAVYLLYDWDNMTAKVDELLPRDHVSRIRQIARDIDRTLASFIRGQGLVCLILGIFYAVSLMAVGLQFGLIAGAVAGLLTFIPYVGALVGGVLSIGLALFQFWGPLEVDGETVRQGTDWFRIGMVAGIFALGQFLEGNFLTPKLVGSSVGLHPVWLIFALSVFGTMFGFVGMLVAVPVAACIGVIARHAVESYKDGRLYKGHTDQE, translated from the coding sequence ATGACGGTCAAAGAACAGATGAAATACTGGGGGATCGCCGCGCTTGTGCTCGTGCTGGCGCTCTATTTCCTCGGTAACGTGATCCTGCCGTTCGTTTTGGGCGGCGCCATTGCCTATGTGCTCGACCCGCTGGCGGACCGACTGGAGCGTCTGGGCCTCAGCCGTGCGATGTCCGTGGCGGTGATTACCATCGTCGCGACGGTGATTTTCGTGCTGCTGGTGCTGCTGATTATTCCGGTTCTGGTGCAGCAGACGGGATCGCTGTTCACCTTTATCGGCGCCTCGGTCGAAAAGACGCCTGAGGCCATTGCCCGCCTCGATGACTGGCTGGCGCGGAATGTCCCGATCCTTGCCGAGAATAACATCAACGTCGCCGACCAACTGCGCCGTGCTGCCGATGTCGTGCAGGCGAAGGGTGGCGATCTGCTGAACACGATCCTGACCTCTGCGATGAGCCTGATTAACGTGCTGGTCCTGCTGGTCGTCGTGCCTGTGGTGGCTGTCTATTTGCTTTACGATTGGGACAATATGACCGCGAAGGTGGACGAGCTTCTGCCCCGCGATCACGTCTCCCGCATCCGCCAGATTGCCCGTGATATCGACCGCACTCTTGCGTCGTTCATTCGCGGTCAGGGTCTGGTGTGCCTGATCCTCGGTATCTTTTATGCCGTGAGCCTGATGGCCGTAGGGCTCCAGTTCGGGCTGATCGCCGGTGCTGTGGCGGGGCTGCTGACGTTTATTCCCTACGTCGGCGCGCTGGTTGGCGGTGTGCTGTCCATTGGCCTTGCGCTCTTCCAGTTCTGGGGACCGCTGGAGGTTGACGGCGAAACCGTTCGCCAAGGCACCGACTGGTTCCGCATCGGCATGGTCGCAGGCATTTTCGCGCTCGGCCAGTTCCTCGAAGGTAACTTCCTGACGCCGAAACTGGTCGGCAGCTCGGTCGGTCTGCATCCTGTCTGGCTGATCTTTGCCCTGTCGGTCTTCGGCACGATGTTCGGCTTTGTGGGCATGTTGGTCGCAGTTCCCGTGGCCGCATGTATTGGCGTCATCGCGCGTCATGCGGTAGAGAGCTACAAGGATGGCCGACTCTACAAAGGTCACACCGACCAAGAATAA
- a CDS encoding Ppx/GppA family phosphatase has protein sequence MTDTANADEEWGPFGRPLFDDPEVRDSLAKVGVLDVGSNSVRMVVFDGAARSPAYFHNEKVMAGLGSGLKESGRLNPAGRKRAVEAIGRFAALAKNMGVSPLATVATAAVREAEDGPDFCREVLEKTGVKLHVIDGEEEARLSAQGVLLGWPGSYGLVCDIGGSSMELANLRDGEVGKRVTSPLGPLKLNNFTNKKELKVYVKEVIADLHDKMDNQTGMRLFLVGGSWRAIGRVDMERRGYPLLVMHEYRMTSRSISTTTDYINSANLDDLRDRCGISNDRMTLVPFATVVLKELVRVFKPKDITISAYGIREGMLYEQMPAELRERDPLIEASRFVEAKDARLPGFGKILYDFVTPLFPNANWQKQRIIKAATLLHDVSWRAHPDYRDEVAFDNATRANLGGLKHEDRVYLGLALFHRYAGKIQGSRLEPMMKLLDEDQIREAKILGRALRLGAMLWLHGDEQVGELKWRPKKRDLELVLSKEAESMWGEVPQSRLKSLGKAMDATDVRVKFQKS, from the coding sequence ATGACAGATACCGCCAATGCCGACGAGGAGTGGGGACCGTTTGGCAGACCGCTGTTCGATGACCCCGAAGTTCGCGACAGCCTCGCAAAAGTTGGCGTTCTGGACGTTGGTTCGAACTCTGTGCGTATGGTCGTCTTTGACGGCGCGGCGCGGAGCCCTGCGTATTTCCACAACGAAAAGGTTATGGCCGGCCTCGGCTCTGGCCTCAAGGAATCAGGCCGCCTGAACCCCGCTGGCCGCAAGCGCGCTGTGGAGGCCATCGGCCGTTTCGCGGCGCTGGCCAAGAATATGGGTGTATCTCCGCTTGCGACCGTGGCGACCGCTGCGGTCCGCGAAGCCGAAGACGGCCCCGATTTCTGCCGCGAGGTGCTGGAGAAAACTGGCGTGAAGCTGCACGTCATCGACGGCGAGGAAGAAGCTCGCCTGTCGGCGCAAGGCGTTTTGCTGGGCTGGCCGGGATCGTACGGCCTTGTGTGCGATATCGGCGGCTCCTCGATGGAGCTTGCAAACCTGCGCGACGGTGAGGTGGGGAAGCGCGTGACCTCGCCGCTTGGTCCGCTGAAGCTGAACAACTTCACGAACAAAAAAGAGCTGAAAGTCTACGTCAAAGAAGTCATCGCCGACCTTCACGACAAGATGGACAACCAGACGGGAATGCGTCTGTTCCTCGTGGGTGGTTCGTGGCGTGCGATCGGCCGCGTGGATATGGAGCGTCGCGGGTATCCCCTGCTGGTCATGCACGAGTACCGCATGACCTCGCGCAGCATTTCGACGACGACCGATTACATCAACTCGGCCAACCTCGACGATCTGCGTGACCGCTGCGGGATTTCGAACGACCGTATGACGCTGGTGCCCTTTGCGACCGTGGTTCTTAAAGAACTGGTGCGCGTGTTCAAACCCAAGGACATTACCATTTCGGCCTACGGTATCCGCGAAGGGATGCTTTACGAGCAGATGCCTGCGGAACTGCGCGAACGTGACCCGCTGATCGAAGCGAGCCGCTTTGTAGAGGCCAAAGACGCCCGCCTGCCCGGTTTCGGCAAAATCCTCTATGATTTCGTGACGCCGCTGTTCCCGAATGCCAACTGGCAGAAACAACGGATCATCAAGGCCGCGACGCTGCTGCATGACGTGTCATGGCGCGCCCACCCCGATTACCGCGATGAAGTGGCGTTCGACAACGCGACCCGCGCGAACCTTGGCGGGCTGAAGCATGAGGACCGCGTGTACCTCGGCCTTGCGCTGTTCCACCGCTATGCGGGCAAAATCCAAGGCTCGCGCCTTGAGCCGATGATGAAGCTGCTCGACGAGGACCAGATCCGCGAGGCGAAAATCCTTGGCCGCGCGCTGCGTCTGGGCGCGATGCTCTGGCTGCACGGCGACGAACAGGTTGGCGAACTCAAGTGGCGTCCGAAAAAGCGCGACCTTGAACTGGTGCTATCGAAAGAAGCCGAAAGCATGTGGGGCGAGGTTCCGCAATCGCGGCTCAAGAGCCTCGGCAAAGCGATGGACGCAACCGACGTCCGCGTGAAATTCCAGAAGTCTTAA
- the scpA gene encoding methylmalonyl-CoA mutase: MGNKDTWAAMAEKELKGRSPDDLVWNTLEGIPVKPLYTAEDTEGLEHLGSMPGEAPFTRGPRATMYAGRPWTIRQYAGFSTAEESNAFYRKALAAGQQGVSVAFDLATHRGYDSDHPRVEGDVGKAGVAIDSVEDMKILFDGIPLDQISVSMTMNGAVIPILSNFIVTGEEQGVDRSLLSGTIQNDILKEFMVRNTYVYPPEASMRIIADIIEYTSNEMPKFNSISISGYHMQEAGANLVQELAYTLADGREYVRTAIAAGMDVDKFAPRLSFFFAIGMNFFMEAAKLRAARLLWHRIMSEFNPQKPGSSMLRTHCQTSGVSLQEQDPYNNVVRTAYEAMAAALGGTQSLHTNALDEAIALPTEFSARIARNTQLILQEETGVTNVVDPLAGSYYVESLTAQLAEEAWKLIEEVEEMGGMTKAVASGMPKLRIEESAAKRQAMIDRGDEVIVGVNKYRLAKEEPIDILDIDNRAVREAQVARIERTRANRDEAACQATLEELTRRAKEGGNLLEAAVDAARARATVGEISMAMEKEFGRHRAEVKTLAGVYGAAYEGDEGFAAIQRSVEAFAEEEGRRPRMLVVKMGQDGHDRGAKVIATAFADIGFDVDVGPLFQTPAEAAQDAIDNDVHVVGISSQAAGHKTLAPQLVQALKDAGADDIIVICGGVIPQQDYQFLYDSGVKAIFGPGTNIPKAAEDILQIIRDTRA, from the coding sequence TTGGGCCGCAATGGCCGAAAAGGAACTCAAGGGCCGTTCGCCGGACGATCTGGTGTGGAACACGCTTGAGGGTATTCCGGTCAAGCCGCTCTACACGGCTGAAGACACCGAGGGCCTTGAGCACCTTGGCTCCATGCCGGGCGAAGCGCCGTTCACACGCGGCCCCCGCGCCACCATGTACGCAGGCCGTCCGTGGACGATCCGCCAGTACGCGGGTTTCTCCACCGCCGAGGAGTCGAACGCCTTCTACCGCAAGGCGCTCGCCGCAGGTCAGCAGGGCGTCTCGGTCGCCTTCGACCTCGCGACACACCGTGGCTACGATAGCGACCACCCGCGCGTTGAAGGTGACGTGGGCAAAGCAGGCGTGGCCATCGACAGCGTCGAGGACATGAAGATCCTGTTCGATGGCATCCCGCTCGACCAGATTTCGGTTTCCATGACCATGAACGGCGCGGTTATTCCGATCCTCTCCAACTTCATCGTCACCGGAGAAGAGCAGGGCGTCGACCGCAGCCTGCTGTCCGGCACGATCCAGAACGACATCCTCAAGGAGTTCATGGTCCGCAACACCTACGTTTACCCGCCCGAAGCCTCGATGCGGATCATTGCGGACATCATCGAATACACCTCGAACGAGATGCCGAAGTTCAACTCGATCTCGATCTCCGGCTACCACATGCAGGAAGCTGGCGCGAACCTCGTGCAGGAGCTTGCCTACACGCTCGCTGATGGCCGCGAGTACGTGCGCACAGCGATTGCTGCAGGCATGGACGTCGACAAGTTCGCACCGCGCCTGTCGTTCTTCTTTGCCATCGGCATGAACTTCTTCATGGAAGCGGCCAAGCTGCGCGCTGCCCGTCTGCTGTGGCACCGTATCATGTCGGAGTTCAATCCGCAGAAGCCGGGTTCGTCGATGCTTCGCACCCACTGCCAGACCTCGGGCGTGTCGCTTCAGGAACAGGACCCCTACAACAACGTGGTTCGCACCGCTTATGAGGCGATGGCCGCCGCGCTGGGCGGCACCCAGTCGCTGCACACCAACGCGCTGGACGAAGCGATTGCGCTGCCGACCGAGTTTTCGGCCCGCATTGCCCGCAATACCCAGCTGATCCTGCAAGAAGAGACTGGCGTCACCAACGTCGTCGATCCGCTGGCAGGTTCCTACTACGTCGAAAGCCTCACCGCACAACTGGCCGAAGAAGCGTGGAAGCTGATCGAAGAAGTCGAGGAAATGGGCGGTATGACCAAGGCCGTGGCCTCGGGTATGCCCAAACTCCGCATCGAGGAAAGCGCCGCCAAGCGTCAGGCGATGATCGACCGCGGCGACGAAGTCATCGTCGGCGTGAACAAATATCGCCTCGCCAAGGAAGAGCCGATCGACATCCTCGACATCGACAACCGCGCCGTCCGCGAAGCGCAGGTCGCCCGTATCGAGCGCACCCGTGCGAACCGTGACGAAGCCGCATGTCAGGCCACTCTGGAAGAACTGACCCGCCGCGCCAAGGAAGGCGGCAATCTGCTCGAGGCTGCCGTCGACGCCGCCCGTGCCCGTGCCACCGTGGGAGAAATCAGCATGGCAATGGAGAAGGAATTCGGTCGTCACCGCGCCGAGGTCAAAACCCTCGCTGGTGTCTATGGCGCAGCTTACGAAGGCGACGAAGGTTTCGCGGCGATCCAGAGGTCGGTCGAAGCCTTTGCCGAAGAAGAAGGCCGCCGCCCGCGTATGCTCGTGGTCAAGATGGGGCAGGACGGACACGACCGCGGCGCCAAGGTCATCGCCACCGCCTTTGCCGATATCGGCTTTGACGTTGACGTAGGCCCGCTGTTCCAGACCCCCGCAGAGGCCGCGCAGGACGCCATCGACAACGACGTCCACGTGGTTGGTATCTCGTCGCAGGCGGCTGGTCACAAAACCCTCGCACCGCAGCTGGTGCAGGCGCTGAAGGACGCAGGCGCAGACGACATCATCGTCATCTGCGGCGGCGTGATCCCGCAGCAGGACTACCAGTTCCTCTATGACAGCGGGGTCAAAGCCATCTTCGGTCCGGGGACGAACATCCCCAAAGCGGCGGAGGACATCCTCCAGATCATCCGCGACACCCGCGCCTAA
- a CDS encoding endonuclease/exonuclease/phosphatase family protein: MRFATYNVEWFNNLFDNAGNMLDDDRWSGRYNVKRNRQLAAIASVFKAMDADAIMLIEAPDENRRRSTVRALEGFAAHYDLRTSKALLGFENDTQQEIALLYGPAAISVAHDPQGELDDPKAPRFDGAFSFDLDTDAHPELVTWSKPPLEIAATVPSGRKLRLIGVHAKSKAPHGARNEAEAMRIAIENRRKQLAQCVWLRRRVDQVLAAGEDLIVMGDFNDGPGLDEYEKLFGHSGIEVVLGEGDSIPLYDPHAKMALSRRVGALPSTSRFKIGPDGTYLQALLDYIMISPELTKAIPRWRIWHPFDNPACFDDPELREALIDASDHFPVTIDLDL, translated from the coding sequence ATGAGGTTTGCCACCTATAACGTCGAGTGGTTCAACAACCTCTTCGACAACGCTGGCAACATGCTGGACGACGACCGCTGGTCGGGTCGCTACAACGTCAAACGGAACCGCCAGCTCGCCGCTATTGCCAGTGTGTTCAAAGCAATGGATGCCGATGCGATCATGCTGATCGAAGCGCCGGACGAGAACCGCCGCCGCTCGACCGTCCGCGCGCTGGAGGGGTTCGCGGCGCACTACGATCTGCGCACGAGCAAAGCGCTCCTCGGGTTCGAGAACGACACCCAGCAGGAAATCGCGCTGCTCTACGGTCCTGCCGCGATCAGCGTGGCCCACGATCCGCAGGGCGAACTGGATGACCCCAAAGCGCCGCGCTTCGACGGCGCGTTCAGCTTCGACCTTGATACGGACGCACATCCCGAACTGGTGACATGGTCCAAACCGCCCTTGGAAATCGCGGCGACGGTGCCTTCGGGTCGCAAGCTGCGGCTCATCGGTGTCCACGCCAAATCCAAAGCCCCGCACGGTGCCCGCAACGAAGCCGAGGCCATGCGCATCGCGATCGAGAACCGCCGCAAGCAGCTCGCGCAATGCGTCTGGCTCCGCCGCCGCGTCGATCAGGTGCTGGCGGCAGGCGAAGACCTGATCGTCATGGGCGACTTCAACGACGGTCCGGGGCTGGACGAGTACGAAAAGCTCTTCGGCCATTCGGGGATCGAGGTCGTGCTGGGCGAGGGCGATAGCATTCCGCTCTACGATCCCCACGCCAAAATGGCGCTCAGCAGGCGGGTCGGGGCGCTGCCCTCCACCTCGCGGTTCAAGATCGGGCCGGATGGCACCTACCTTCAGGCGCTGCTCGACTACATCATGATCTCGCCCGAACTGACCAAAGCCATCCCGCGCTGGCGCATCTGGCACCCCTTCGACAATCCCGCTTGTTTCGACGATCCCGAACTGCGTGAGGCGCTGATTGACGCGTCAGACCATTTCCCTGTGACCATCGACCTAGATTTGTGA